tttgtgccattgtcggtgatgatgctgtgcggtacacTATACTGGACGGTGATATCTGCGATGAAGGTCACAGCGGTCAGACCGTTCAACTTGTTGatgggctttgcttcaatccacttggtgaatttgtccacagcgacaagcagatgagtcatgccgccacgtgctgtcttgaatgggtccaccatgtctagcccccacacagcaaagggccaagtgaggggggtggtcttgagtgcagaagccgacagatgttgcttggagctgaatttctggcaccccttgcatttcttGACCAAAtctttggcgtcttctagagcagtcggccagaagaaaccgtggcggaaggctttggcgacaagggatctggaggccgcgtggtggccacactcgccttggtggatgtctctgaggattgctttgCCCTTCCCTGACTCcacgcagcgctggaacacaccAGTGACGATGCGCCTGACAAGTTCTCTGTTTACTATCGTGTATGCTCCCGCCCGGTGTTGCACCTGccgggccgaaatctcatcggttgGTAGCTCGCCGCTCACCAGAAGGTTGAGGATGGGATGCGCCCATGATGGTGCTTCGACTTCATTCACTGTCATCACGGCCACTGAAACTAGGGCGCTTGGGTTGGGAGGCGGCGGGGTGGAGTCGGCCGCCACTTGCTGCATTGTTGAAGTCCCCGGGCTAACTGTCGTagcccccgggccgggctctgaagtccccgggccaggtGCGACTGCTGCTGCCCccgagccgcctgccgaagtccccgggccaactgATGCAGCCCCTGAGTTCGATCCGACTGCTCCGGGGGCGGCCGGCATGAAGATAGACTCTGATTccagtgaaggcttgatagacggcttgaggaggcgctgaagggagacgccgggtggagccaatccgtgccaaggcatctgcttgctcgtagtCGGCTCGTGGCACATGAAGGAACATGCACCCGTCAAAATATCTGCTGAtttgctggacgaggaagcggtagctcgccatgtttgcatccttggcgtcccagtccctAGACGACtattggaccaccaagtccgagtcaccaTAGTGCATGATCCGGCGGATGACGATCTCTTTGGCCAGCCGGCGTCCATGTactagcgcctcgtattcggccatatttttggaggcggcaaagtggatttgcaatgtgtatctgagcttgacgcctttgggagaggtgaggacgatgccggctcccaagccggtgcgcatcttcgagccatcaaagtgcatccgccaatgagtggagtccatAGCTGGCGGCAGGTGCTAGGCTTTGGCCCAGtaaacgaggaagtcggccagtgcttgggacttgatggcggtgcgcggCTTGTagaagatggtgtagggggccagctcgatggcccatttggccacccggcctgATGCATCTCTACTGcctatgatctcagcaagcggggcggtgcagacgaccgtgatggggtgctcttgaaagtatggcttaagcttcttggcggcaaagtgcacggcgtagcacatcttctggtagtgggggtagttctgcttcgaggccgACATCACCTCACTAAAATAGTACACAGGCCTCTGAACCAACTGTGCTCTTCCGTCTTCTGGGCGCTCTACCACAATGACAGTGTTGACCACccagctggtggcggcgatgtagaggagcatcggCTCCTTAGCAGCCGGAGCCGCCAGAACAGGCggcgtagtcagcatcttcttcagctggagaaaggCTTCGCCCGCcatgtcattccactcgaagtgagtggttttcttcattaactggtacaggggaagagccttctctcccAGCCTACTGATGAAGCGACTGATGGATGCCaagcaccactacaaaaaaatacacttctatgatgatacgtgtttgtcacagtaggtcacattttctgtcatgcatgtacatccatgacaaatttatgacagaatgaagatagtcatacttgtgttgtcgtagaagtgttccatgacattaccaaaattatcatcacggaagtgtccacttccatgacgataaatcgtgcgtcatagaactgctttcgtcaagggtgaccgacacgtggcatctaccGTAACAAGACGCCGTTAAGctacgggtccggttttggatccgataacccgctaacagccatgaccaatgccgattttctacgtgtaaaattctcattggtcgaCGGAACCacacgtcagctccgcgttggcacaggtgtcactcatccaacggtcgagatgggcctatgatatgttgacacgtggattgGCCCAAAAGTGGAccctaaagtttaaatgggccggcccaactaaaggcccacaagatttagtgaaccataatgggccggcccagctaaaggcccacaagcttttgcagaccataatgggccggcccagctaaaggcccacaagatttagcagaccacaatgggccagcccagctaaaggcccataagatttagcaaaccataatgggctggcccagctaaaggcccaacattctcagttaaggcccgcacggctagtgtcaaatcggcccgtcaacggcctgtcctaaacttgccaTCATCGtgaccatggtcacttctggcccgttaacagcccgctaagtATATGGGCCGAATTACAGCCCGGTGTATTTCCAGCCTGTTaatggtcctgcttcatttgggtccATTTAGAgaccattgaaactttcggccaaTATATGACCGTGaatgatttgggtcatattcggccatgtctgacattcagcctattagaggcccactatagatttgggccactttcggcctgatgtgattttcggcctgttaacgtcggacgaaatctatgggccatatgtggcccaatgtcacaTCAGTCTCATTAACggaccatataaaaatgacgataatctagcccgaccgaacttctggcctgttaaaggcccgtgtattaggtcgacgCATTTACGACCCATCTGAATTTCGGCCTGTGAAAGATCCGcatcataaatgggccaccatttcggcctgctaagaccaatgggttatttggcacaatcagggcccaatctcactttcggtttaTTAAAGTCCCATGTATTTATGGGCTTGAGATATTTACACTTGTAAATGGCCTATTGTTaaagagggcccaaattatgtttaggcctgttaaaggcccactatgggcacagtcctaccagaaaaatatgaaagcttatgctgatttaggcccagatatttttagtgggctacatgcaaattttggtccataatcgtttttagcccaattggaatgggcccgacaaatgttggcatgttgggctcctacgaagctttcggccgaatacattactaagataaacctacactatacaaaaatagtgtcgtaattactgcagcctttggcagcatcataaatgttgtatcacaacaaaataaattccaaccatacaacaaaaggcccgttggcataaagtttacagtccttgcaaataaaagcaccatcagatgtatagaagcacaaatcatttgacctgagtgctaatgttttaggctgtagaatctgatggagcagcacgatcttcacctttttccgccattgctcttgaacaacgaagcgaatgtctgatagtatggtttcaaaaccattcatatcttgatgacatttgtcaaccactattcttgtttccaaaacaacgtccattagggattggacttgtgtttggagcacagatatatcactctgtctagctggaagattttgttcagtaggcgatttggatgaggttaccttgacaaccaacccagaattacgtaggaaggtgctttttgtactgttagtggagagatactgacgcactgcagcaagaggtgacattgtgcctgtggtagcctcgtcacctttaggttgttgtggctattcaatcatttgttccatagcttcctaaaagtttgaacttatagattagtgtaccagataagttactaataagacaaaaacaaacaaagtaggttacacatttatacataacttattttggtgaactactgtaatacattggcatgtattgtagtgccaactacataataaaatcactttcggaacatatgtccatgtagcatgactactgtattgtctatttcctcacattcgttgacatctaaggataaagagacatggtttaaagtaggatgaacatagtatgccatcattcatatcatgggcaaacagatataaaacaaataggctattttatcattgtgtgcgcacatgaacataacaactagattacagatcaagaccaaaagaatatccttcatctcttttaaaccatgtaaggtgaaatgatacgttaagacaactgtgtctaaaagtgaatagagtaactgacattgcttgcaaaccaagtagttaaatgaacacatcacactaccaatcagttcaaggcaggaggagtaaggacttacaacaacggcttgaactggtcttcttgtgcccttcatcttgctggtgtggcaatccttgaagatttgcactacattcggttTCAAGTTCATTTTGGTCCAcacaggctttcctctgtatttggaacaagtcaatatagatacgatatatggcacagaaaaaagaaggaaacaGCAGCTAttgacaagagcctcgcagtgtgcaatatagctacgagatcctgttgtctgttggaatttcactttagaaaagctggccttgttcttcaaacagttagactagaagaagatacacttgtaaggcacatacataaatacaagttcaatatgtggtctgatcaaatacatatagcctacctgatactttggatcagaccagtgtttaacgagggttgtccagtcctcatctgtaatatattcaactggagatgtttgggcgatttcattgttagccctgCCTTCaatgtgagattttctaaggtggtactgatactgtcgtagagcagactgaaaaacatgagtgcatgcttgtttagttgcatcatctttcggatccaacttgaacctcatctattgaaaaaagaatgtgagtcttattaggaggaagctagaaagtatgggacagagcaagacaatattactaattgcgatgaataacattacttacggataaatggtcaaggaaggtgttaaactgggtattgtctttctcattcctgtactggatccacgttgggaggatacgtgcatgacacctaacggcaacggctgcctctgatactaacttggctgactctgtagcatcacgtggcctttttaaccctgcctcaaaatggatctccattcttcctcctttaagattttgttaatctgtcaagcattatccctgatgtctatttccgcttgtgctgtggtgctagttcaacaacgaatatggaaagtgttagtgtacatcaaactgtgagagtacatataaaggagcatacaacttcaacttgactcggtcaggtaccatattggtgttgatgctcatgaggttcatcttatcttgccaagtcctgttgtgtcagcagtgcttaggAAGTAGTGtttggtgtgaaggcagcttgggaactggccagttccggagcaaatgaacgagtaactCATTGACATGctagtacagttgaagcggatgctgcagctggtggagcaggtgatactatgtttgtagatttagccggtggacttggaccttctactgcactataagtaccagcagaatctggacGACAGATCCTTTTTCGTTtctcccgacgagtaacaccactccctactatattattttccttgctcttttttgactttgccatgtcaagccgtacccacaacacaaaagaataaaatcactcttcagaactcattgatgcatgatacagacaagcaatactttgatgtaagacaaccgtatgaggatggaatatgtaagaaaaacaggatgacatgacatattcacaactacaatgtgtaaactaagcagaaggattttcaagaaaatagaagtaatgcaagctagacaccatatgaaagatgcaaccaatattaatctgccaagttaaaagtgtcttgtcataagtggcaatacgAAAAATTAGAAGTggtacaatgtagaaatcaatgcaagatgcaaccactatcaaactgtcatgttaaaagcgtccaatcatgagtgactgatgcgggatacacaacaacagtactttgatggaagaacatggtatgatagatagatgcagtgtattctagacacagaacgccatgtcatatgcacatgtataacgtataaactcagcaggtgcaatttaatcaaaatagaagaaatacaggctagacaacatatgcaacatgaaactaaTTATCACACTgttaacttagagcaagcacctgcaatggtggagtatgggagatgaactcatcatgtagacttgggacttcaacttcattagcagtagcagtggcaaatctagagagtctctgtttgcgtcggtgcgaagGACCACCGACATCCCctgacttactcttttccttcctattttctgatatttccttatgaagtcaaaaccacaagaagatgaataaaattagctctgcataactggttgatgcatgatatagacgaacactactttgatgtaaggcaagcgcgggataggaggatggaatatatacaaaaaagacagcatttcatattcacatgtacgataggaggatggaatatgtatgaaaaaacagtaagcgaaaggcatttcaacaaaattagaagaaatgaacgctaggcaccatatgaacatgcaactgaTACGTatccgacgtatctacttttccaaacacttttgcccttgttttggactctaacttgcatgatttgaatggaactaacccggactgacgctattttcggcagaattaccatggtgttatttatgtgcaggagcaaacgttctcggaatgacttgaaacttcacgaagccacttttcagaaaaaaagaaaaatacctgccaaagatgaaggccagggggcccaccatctctccacgagggtgggggcgcgcctgcccccctagggcgcgcccccactacctcgtgggccccctgttgcctctccggctCCAActcattgagtttcggggagaaaaaaatcagagacaagaaatcatcgcgttttacgatacggagccgccgccaagccctaaagcctctcgggagggctgatctggagtccgttcggggctccggagaggggaatccgtcaccatcatcatcattaaccatcctccatcaccaatttcatgatgctcaccgtcgtgcgtgagtaattccattgtaggcttgctggatgatgGTGGGTTGGATGGGGTCTatgatgtaatcgagttagttttgttagggtttgatccctagtgtccactatgttctgagattgatgttgatatgactttgctatgcttaatgcttgtctctagggcccgagtgccatgatttcagatctgaacctattatgttttcatcaacatacgagtgttcttgatcctatcttgcaagtctatagtcacctattatgtgttatgatccgttaaccccgaagtgacaataatcaggatacttaccgatgatgactgtagtttgaggagttcatgtattcactatgtgttaatgctttgttccggttctctattaaatgggggccttaatatcctttagtttctgtaaggaccccactgccacgggagggtaggaaaaaagatgtcatgcaagttcttttccataagcacgtatgactatatttggaatacatgcctacattatatcaacgaattggagctagttctgtgtcaccctaggttatgactgttacatgatgaaccgcatccggcataattctccgccactgatccattgcctacgagcttttcatatattgttcttcgcttatttacttttctgttgctattgctatcatcactacaaaataccaaaaacatcacttttactattgttaccttttgttaccgttaccactactatcatattactttgctactaaacactttgatgtagatattaagtttccaggtgtggctgaattgacaactcagctgctaatacttgagaatattctttggctccccttgtgtcaaatcaataaaattgggttgaatactctacctcgaaaactgttgcgatcccctatacttgtgggttatcaagactattttctggcgccgttgccggggagcatagctctattctttgagtcttgggatatatatctgcttatcattatgaagaacttgagagatccaaaaaccaagatctatccctcaactacgaggggaggtaaggaactgccatctggctctgcacttgattcaccttctgttatgagtaagtttgcgacacctacacctgcttctgctattcgttctaatatatcgcatgttattgatgatgccacttctgctatgcatgatacttatgatgaaagtacctctatgcctgatactactgtgccacttagtgattttcttgatgaacaacttgctagggctagagaaattgaaaatattgaatctgatgatactgatgaaagtgatgatgaagaatcacttgttattcctaagggttatgtctttgatcaagaagcttctttagctatttttagCTTgacaaaatagaaatgaactcaaaatattattagctaaatggagtaagcaatctctaaatgctagaatgaaacctgaccctgcttttgctacttcacccatctttgttactgataaggattatgaattctctgttgatcctggtataattactttggttgaatctgatcattttcatggttatgaatctgaaactgttgtggcacatcttactaaattgaatgatatagccaccttgttcactaaagatgagagaagtcgttacttttacatccttaaaatatttccgttctcattaaagggtgatgctaagatatggtttaattctcttgatcctggttgtgtgcgtagtccccaggatatgatttattacttctccgctaaatatttccctgctcataagaaacaagctgctttaagagatatatatataattttgtgcaaattgaagaagagagtctcccacaagcttgggggaggcttctccaattacttaatgctttgccttatcatgctcttaagaaaaatgaaatacttgatatcttttataatgtactaaccgatgcctccagagattacctggatagttgtgcttgttttgttttcagggaaagaacaccggatgaagctgaaattctattgaataatatgttgacaaatgaaaataattggacacctccggagccaattcctgagcctattcctaaaccaactccgaagaagaggggtattctatttctcagtcctgaagatatgcaagaggcaaagaaatctatgaaagaaaaaggtactaaagctgaagatgttaagaatttacctcctattgaagaaatacatggtcttaatttaacgcctattgaagaaacatataatattAATCATTTACCTATTGaataaactcatggtcttgataacccgacacaggtagtacaggtaaattctctctatagatatgataaagctgtaatcccgtTCACTAAATTTGctaacccatgcttagatgagtttgataaatttatggctaagcaagaagattgtaatgcttattttggtagacaattgaaaaacaattcaaatatgcttgaacacttgggtgattatatggctaatgttaatggtgaacttaaacttattagtaaacatgcttctatggttaccactcaagtagaacaagtacttaaagctcaaaatgatttgctcaatgaattgaataataagaataatgataatgttgttggagttatgactagaggtggtagaatgactcaggaacctttgtatcctgaaggccatcctaagagaattgagcagattctcggagaaataatatagacgcacctagttcttctaaaaagaagaaaaagaaaaatgataggactttgcatgcttctagtgatcctattgttgaaacacctgagaatccaaataatatttctatttctgatgctgaaacacaatctggtaatgaacctgaaactagtgataatgctaataataatgttcatgatgatgctcaacctagtaatgataatgacatagaaattgaacctgttattgatcttgataacccacaatcaaagaatcaacgttatgataagaaatattttgctgctaggaaacatggtaaagaaagagagccttgggttcagaaacccatgccttttcctcccaaaccatccaagaaaaaggatgatgaggattttgagcgctttgttgaaatgattagacctatcttttttgcgtatgtgattaactgatttgcttaaaaccaatccttatgctaagtacatgaaagatattattacaaataaaataaagataccgggagatgaaatttccaccatgctttctaattatacttttaagggtggaataccaaagaaacttggagatccaggagtacccactataccatgctccattaaaagaaactatgttaaaaatgctttatgtgatcttggagccggtgttagtgttatgcctctctctttacatcgtagacttgatttgaataagttgacacctactgaaatatctttgcaaatggccgaaaaatcaactgctatacctgtcggtatttgtgaggatgtgcctattgtagttgcaaacgctactattttaacagactttgttattcttgatattcccgaggacgatagtatgtctattattcctggaagacccttttttaatactgtaggggttgttattgattgcactaaaggaaatgtcacttttcatgttaatggtaatgagcatacggtacactttccgaggaaacaacctcaagttcatagtttcaactctattgggaaaatgccatcgattatatttggaggttttgaatttcctcttcctactgtcaagaagaaatatgatattcttattattggggatgtgcatatccccattgaggtaagatagtgttattcgaaatttctccggttccatgctattcggaatgagttcgttaacaagacttgatcaaccttgttagtggattccttttgatgatcatgagatggatgaaactagaaggcacaaccttctgtaccccacttttactttatgttatttatattaaataaaataaaaataaatatttttctgtctgttatctgattatccgtgcaatatgaaaatacctcgaaaataaaagttctccaaatgccctaaaatttaaatatgatttttttctagaatatttgaggatttatggaactgagaacacaccaggggggtcaaccacctacccacgagggtggagggcgcgcccacccctctagggcgcgccccctacctcgtgggcccacggtggccctcctccacttattcctgcacccacacacttcatcttcctcccacaaacacaaataaccagctcaaacccgagtccaagctcgttttgctgccattttcgatctccttgctcaaagcacctctcatgaaactgcttggggagattgttccttggtatgtgactcctccattggtccaattggtttttgttctagtgctttattcattgcaaatttgtgtttcttaggtgaccctgttcttgagcttgcatgtcaaatttatatggtcaaaactagttttgatgcatgatataggccctaggcacttgtaggaggagTTGCTATCAATataattgagtttggtttacttttattttgaagttagtaaaaatttcagaatttttc
This portion of the Triticum dicoccoides isolate Atlit2015 ecotype Zavitan chromosome 7A, WEW_v2.0, whole genome shotgun sequence genome encodes:
- the LOC119333442 gene encoding uncharacterized protein LOC119333442, with the protein product MAGEAFLQLKKMLTTPPVLAAPAAKEPMLLYIAATSWVVNTVIVVERPEDGRAQLVQRPVYYFSESLQRLLKPSIKPSLESESIFMPAAPGAVGSNSGAASVGPGTSAGGSGAAAVAPGPGTSEPGPGATTVSPGTSTMQQVAADSTPPPPNPSALVSVAVMTVNEVEAPSWAHPILNLLVSGELPTDEISARQVQHRAGAYTIVNRELVRRIVTGVFQRCVESGKGKAILRDIHQGECGHHAASRSLVAKAFRHGFFWPTALEDAKDLVKKCKGCQKFSSKQHLSASALKTTPLTWPFAVWG